The DNA segment tttctctctttctttataCTCTTTTTTTACATTCGATATTAATCAtattaagtaatatatatataagttacctctattatatcaaaataattatattagtgaacattaatactaaaattttattttttatatttatattttgctATCTTATATTTACATCTTCcttatttttttagttgttttacaACGCAATGCACCAAATTagcattaaaatttaaaataacaatacAAACTAGAGGGGAGAGGGGAAAAGCCGAAAAGGTGATAAACCTGTAATTTTTTCCGAGAGAAAACTTCATACAAGTTTTGGCAAAAAAAGTTGGTGAGCCTAAGCCCAATGATCAATTCTTTTAAtctacgaaaaataaaagaaaaagttcctttctgatgaaaaaaagaaaactaaatccAACGGTTTTGGGCTCGTACGCAACAGTAGCTAAGGATGGATCAATTTACGTAAACGATCTTTAAAAACGTTCCCAAGATAAAAGACAACACATTAAAATGTTTTTTTCGGGCCTGAGACCgtgtccaatttttttttttaatggttaGTTTAGTAACTAATATAGGTTGTTCTAATAGTTAGTTCACTATTTTGTTTAAATAAGTGTTAGATATTCGAATTCCGTCTTATGCATGCAGCAATTTATTGGCTAGCAGCAAACatttaaataaagtttaaatttgtgACGAATTAGTCTTTGGTCTGCTGAACTAAGAATACCGTAGGAAACAAAGAAAtatttagtttagttagttGAATGGTCAGCTTACTTGCTCGTTTAAGCAAATATCAGAGATTTAAATTTCACCTTTTGTATGAAACAACTCATTAGTCAATGACAAATCGTTAAATAGAATTTTGATCCACAACGAATAAGTCATTGACCTACCGGATTAGGAGATACCGTCATATTGTAAGGGAAAAAAAGATTCATCAATTGACATGTGGCACTTGATGATTTGTGCATTTTATGACACATGTAGCATCAAAATATTGGGGAGGCTTTTTAAGCTTTTGGAAATGAACAACTATGGAAGCAGGGAGTGTTGTTGCATTGCTAAATATTGCATATTATTACTCACTAACTTCCATGGAAGCTTTATTCCTCCCATCAGCTATATTAAACTTATATCcaaggttttcgaaaattagatcaATACTGAAATTAAAAGTTCAActgaaattaaataagatataataaaataatatatttaatttttatatataaatgtaagtttattttattttattttaattagtttttttgtaaaaattaatgCCGGTTCAATTGGTTCATCGGTTTTTTACCGGTTCAATGCTTTGGatgataaaaaatcaattttctcagtTCTATGTTGATAACTAAGAATTTTGTTAGTTGCTCCATCATCTATCAAAGCACACACACCACACAAAATAGTAGTGAAGTACAAAATCCTACATTAAATTCacattatattattttcattattttcacCTACCATTTTTGCAATCTATATCCTCCTACCAAACTTTCTTATATATAACCAATTATTTCCTTTTCTAGTAAtgaaatattcaaatataataGCTTTATTCCCCCCTTTGAATTTGAGTGCTCAAATGTCTGGCTGGCTTTTTGGTCCACTTCTTTATTGTTTGTGTTGCAAAACATCCTCAAAAGGTAGTAGAATCAATGGGAATTGCTCAAAACattatcttattaattattattattttctaataaagagaatatatgtatgtatatgaaTATAATGtcttaattaataaattgaaGTAGTACTtagtaaaccctaaacacaagtTCTAAGGGTCATatcaatcaatttcaaaatagaTGCTACCTCCCAACTACAAAGGAGTTGGATAAGAACAAATCTTTCATTGGATGGAGGGACCCTTTAACCCCCAAATTTCTTTCATAGCAAAAAGTTTTGTGGATGAGGAAGAATTGCTTAAATGGCCACAAATTCTCCTCCCTTTGCATTCAAAGAAAAAGCTTACCAAATTTTAATGCAAggttattattattcattaataGAGTTTAATTTCGATATACTGTGTAAAAGATTTTACACGATCATTTAATTagatttatgtatttaaataatttttgaaagaataaatttgaaaattaattattttgtattaaaatcatatttttattttattctgtaTTGGATAAGATTTGAGAAAATATTCAGTTTGATATTTGAAGTTACACTTgagttttaatttagtttttaaaatttcaattgtcTCAATTTAGTCCCTGAACTTTTCAAATTCTAATCACATTAGTCTCTGCGGTGATTTTTGTCGCCCAGTCAATTAAAAAGTTTAGGGACTAAATTGAAGCAATTCAAACTTCAAGGACTAAATTAAAACTCGAGTAAAACTCGAGTGTAACTTCAGTGACAAAATTGAGTATTATTTCGATTTTCTATGtccaaaatatttcttgttgcaaatttaattctttttcatgTGTGATTGTTGTTTACTTAATATCTACCAACAATACAACATGAGCACAAGAAGTTTATGAAAAGAAGAGTCTGAAATCTCAATACTCCACTTGTTACATATTCCCCTGTTTTTTTAATACACTTTTTGGATTGTTTTTAACACATTGAATCAATATATGTATCAACCAACATCAATGtggaatttaaaattagttgcaTATGCATAGACCAACATAATCATATTATTGATAACAAAGACTTAAGAAGCTTTCAAATGTTTACAATGAAGCCATTGAAAAACAAGACAACCTTATTCTGGCTTCATATACAACAGAAACATATCTGAGAATTGACAAAGCATGTTCCTAAGAACCCCATGTGCTGCAACCTTTGTGACACAGAATCTACCTTTTCTTAGAGGAATCAACCTTAGAGTCATCATTTGTGGCATGTTTTGCACCACCATTATCACCATCATTTCTAGCTCCACCTTCATGGGTTTTCTTGCTCTTCTCTTCAGCAACTCTCTCGAATTCTTCAGCTGTTGATGGTGCCCTTTCTTCTGTCAATCGGCCGCGGTTAGCACTGCTTGTTTGTCCATAATTCTGAAACATGCATGACCcaattcattcattcatatgataaatcaaaatcaaagaaagtTTATATCTTGGCGGAAACTCAGTAGCACAGTTAACCTCGGTGGTAGTTGAATTAGTCAAATTTATCAAATCATTTTTCGACTCTTAACTATTAACTTCACGAAAAATCAACTAAATTTTCACCTTATATCTTACATTGGTTACTCCAATTTCATTTTCCTTCTAGGGTCATTCTTACCCATTACTTCCTCAAATGAACACACATGACAAATCTAGTACTTAAACTCCTACATAtgataaatcaaaatcaaagaaagtTTATATCTTGGTGGAAACTCAGTAGCACAGTAAACCtggtgaagttgatagttgataaCCCTTTAGTCAAATTTATCAAATCACGACTCTTATCTGTCAACTTTACGACAAATTTTCGCCTTATATCTTACATTGGTTACTccaatttcatttttcttctaggATCATTCTTACCCATCAATgaaaaaataacacaaaattcAAAGCTATAGTAGGT comes from the Arachis duranensis cultivar V14167 chromosome 7, aradu.V14167.gnm2.J7QH, whole genome shotgun sequence genome and includes:
- the LOC107496379 gene encoding uncharacterized protein LOC107496379; this translates as MAGSHFLTILNSTSKSSLAKPNTTRPFFNNSTKNYGQTSSANRGRLTEERAPSTAEEFERVAEEKSKKTHEGGARNDGDNGGAKHATNDDSKVDSSKKR